In Piliocolobus tephrosceles isolate RC106 chromosome 6, ASM277652v3, whole genome shotgun sequence, the following are encoded in one genomic region:
- the TIPIN gene encoding TIMELESS-interacting protein isoform X2, with protein sequence MLEPQENGMIDLPDYEHVEDETFPPFPPPVSPERQDGEGIEPDEESGSGVLVPVPPKRTVKRNIPKLDAQRLISERGLPALRHVFDKAKFKGKGHETCLKRIRLDLPILHEDFVSNNDEVAENNEHDVTATELDPFLTNSSESEIFTSESSRSLTEEQQQRIERNKQLALERRQAKLLSNSQSLENDMLMNAARAHMVEEVNTDEDQKDESNGLNEDILDNPCNDAIANTLNEEEELKLEETLLDQSFKNVQQQLDATSRNITEAR encoded by the exons ATGCTAGAAccacaggagaatggcatgattgACCTACCAGATTATGAGCATGTAGAAGATGAAACTTTTCCTCCTTTCCCACCTCCAGTCTCTCCAGAGAGACAAGACGGTGAAGGAATTGAGCCTGATGAAG AGTCAGGAAGTGGAGTACTTGTTCCTGTACCTCCAAAGAGAACAGTTAAAAGAAATATACCCAAGCTGGATGCTCAGAG ATTAATTTCAGAGAGAGGACTTCCAGCCTTAAGGCATGTATTTGATAAGGCAAAATTCAAAGGTAAAGGTCATGAG acCTGTTTGAAACGAATTCGACTTGATCTCCCTATTTTACATGAAGATTTTGTTAGCAATAATG aTGAAGTTGCGGAAAATAATGAACATGATGTAACTGCTACTGAATTAGATCCCTTTCTGACAAACTCATCTGAAAGTGAGATATTTACTTCTGAGTCAAGTAGAAGCCTAACAGAAGAGCAACAACAAAGAATTGAGAGAAATAAACAACTGGCCTTggaaagaaggcaggcaaagCTGCTGAGTAATAGTCAGTCCCtagaaaatg ATATGTTAATGAATGCAGCCAGGGCACACATGGTTGAAGAGGTTAATACTGATGAGGATCAAAAGGACGAGTCAAATGGATTAAACGAAGACATTCTAGACAATCCATGTAATGATGCTATTGCTAATACTTTAAATGAAGAGGAGGAATTAAAATTAGAGGAAACACTGCTGGaccagtcttttaaaaatgtgcaacaGCAACTTGATGCTACATCCAGAAATATTACTGAAGCTAGATAA
- the TIPIN gene encoding TIMELESS-interacting protein isoform X3, translated as MLIRHMEHWAHRLFPKLQFEDFIDRVEYLGSKKEVQTCLKRIRLDLPILHEDFVSNNDEVAENNEHDVTATELDPFLTNSSESEIFTSESSRSLTEEQQQRIERNKQLALERRQAKLLSNSQSLENDMLMNAARAHMVEEVNTDEDQKDESNGLNEDILDNPCNDAIANTLNEEEELKLEETLLDQSFKNVQQQLDATSRNITEAR; from the exons ATGCTAATCAGACACATGGAGCACTGGGCACATAGGCTATTCCCTAAACTGCAGTTTGAGGATTTTATTGACAGAGTTGAATACCTGGGAAGTAAAAAGGAAGTTCAG acCTGTTTGAAACGAATTCGACTTGATCTCCCTATTTTACATGAAGATTTTGTTAGCAATAATG aTGAAGTTGCGGAAAATAATGAACATGATGTAACTGCTACTGAATTAGATCCCTTTCTGACAAACTCATCTGAAAGTGAGATATTTACTTCTGAGTCAAGTAGAAGCCTAACAGAAGAGCAACAACAAAGAATTGAGAGAAATAAACAACTGGCCTTggaaagaaggcaggcaaagCTGCTGAGTAATAGTCAGTCCCtagaaaatg ATATGTTAATGAATGCAGCCAGGGCACACATGGTTGAAGAGGTTAATACTGATGAGGATCAAAAGGACGAGTCAAATGGATTAAACGAAGACATTCTAGACAATCCATGTAATGATGCTATTGCTAATACTTTAAATGAAGAGGAGGAATTAAAATTAGAGGAAACACTGCTGGaccagtcttttaaaaatgtgcaacaGCAACTTGATGCTACATCCAGAAATATTACTGAAGCTAGATAA
- the TIPIN gene encoding TIMELESS-interacting protein isoform X1, giving the protein MLEPQENGMIDLPDYEHVEDETFPPFPPPVSPERQDGEGIEPDEESGSGVLVPVPPKRTVKRNIPKLDAQRLISERGLPALRHVFDKAKFKGKGHEAEDLKMLIRHMEHWAHRLFPKLQFEDFIDRVEYLGSKKEVQTCLKRIRLDLPILHEDFVSNNDEVAENNEHDVTATELDPFLTNSSESEIFTSESSRSLTEEQQQRIERNKQLALERRQAKLLSNSQSLENDMLMNAARAHMVEEVNTDEDQKDESNGLNEDILDNPCNDAIANTLNEEEELKLEETLLDQSFKNVQQQLDATSRNITEAR; this is encoded by the exons ATGCTAGAAccacaggagaatggcatgattgACCTACCAGATTATGAGCATGTAGAAGATGAAACTTTTCCTCCTTTCCCACCTCCAGTCTCTCCAGAGAGACAAGACGGTGAAGGAATTGAGCCTGATGAAG AGTCAGGAAGTGGAGTACTTGTTCCTGTACCTCCAAAGAGAACAGTTAAAAGAAATATACCCAAGCTGGATGCTCAGAG ATTAATTTCAGAGAGAGGACTTCCAGCCTTAAGGCATGTATTTGATAAGGCAAAATTCAAAGGTAAAGGTCATGAG GCTGAAGACTTGAAGATGCTAATCAGACACATGGAGCACTGGGCACATAGGCTATTCCCTAAACTGCAGTTTGAGGATTTTATTGACAGAGTTGAATACCTGGGAAGTAAAAAGGAAGTTCAG acCTGTTTGAAACGAATTCGACTTGATCTCCCTATTTTACATGAAGATTTTGTTAGCAATAATG aTGAAGTTGCGGAAAATAATGAACATGATGTAACTGCTACTGAATTAGATCCCTTTCTGACAAACTCATCTGAAAGTGAGATATTTACTTCTGAGTCAAGTAGAAGCCTAACAGAAGAGCAACAACAAAGAATTGAGAGAAATAAACAACTGGCCTTggaaagaaggcaggcaaagCTGCTGAGTAATAGTCAGTCCCtagaaaatg ATATGTTAATGAATGCAGCCAGGGCACACATGGTTGAAGAGGTTAATACTGATGAGGATCAAAAGGACGAGTCAAATGGATTAAACGAAGACATTCTAGACAATCCATGTAATGATGCTATTGCTAATACTTTAAATGAAGAGGAGGAATTAAAATTAGAGGAAACACTGCTGGaccagtcttttaaaaatgtgcaacaGCAACTTGATGCTACATCCAGAAATATTACTGAAGCTAGATAA